The nucleotide window TGGCCGCGCTGATCTCACCCATGATGTCGGTCACGCGTTTGATCGAGGCCACCACTTCCTGCATGGTGGTGCCGGCCTGGTCGACCAGCGCCGTGCCCTGGCCCACGCGCTCCACACTGTCGTTGATCAGGGATTTGATTTCCTTGGCGGCTTCCGCCGAGCGGCCCGCCAGTGAACGCACCTCGCTGGCCACCACGGCAAAACCACGGCCCTGCTCGCCCGCGCGGGCGGCTTCCACCGCCGCATTCAGCGCCAGGATATTGGTCTGGAACGCAATGCCGTCGATCACGCTGATGATGTCGGCAATCTTGCGCGAGCTGTCGTTGATGCCCTTCATGGTTTCCACCACACGGCCCACCACTTCACCGCCCTGAATCGCCACGGTGGATGCCCCCATGGCCAACTGGTTGGCCTCACGTGCGTTGTCGGCGTTTTGTTTGACGGTGGAACTCAGCTCTTCCATGGAAGCCGCTGTTTCTTCGAGTGCGCTGGCCTGTTGTTCGGTACGCGCGGACAGGTCGTTGTTGCCATGCGCGATTTCGGCACTCGCCGTGGCCACGCTTTCGGAGCCCTGGCGCACGGTGGACACCACACCCGACAGGCTACCCTGCATTTCCTTGAGGGCGCCCAACAGGTCGGCCGCTTCGTCGCTACCCTCGGTGCTGAAGGACTCCGTCAGATCACCCTGCGCAATCAGGCGCGCACTGTTGGCCGCCTGCTGGATCGGCAGCACGATGGAGCGCGACAACACCACGGCAAAAATGACGCCCAAAATCAGCGCCGCAATGCCGCCAAAGATCAGGATCGTCTGGCCCTGCTTGGCGTTTTGCTCCGCCTTCTGCAAGGTCGCATCCACGGCGGCCTGCTGCCATTGCTCCAACTTGGAAATCGTATCGCTGTAGGTGATGGCCAGAGGCTTCAGGTCCTTGTCCAACGCGGCGGCCATATCTTCACCCGCCAACCTGCGCTTCAGTACCGCAGCACGTGGCGTGCGGTAGGCCTCACGCGCCGCGTCGATGGCGGCGATATGCGCCTTGCCTTCGTCCGACTGCAGCAATTCGATCAGGCGTTTGCGCGATGCGGTGGAGATTTCCGAGGTCTTGTCCATGTCGGCCTGCCAGGCCGGTATGCGGCTGACATCCGAGTCCAGAATCGCGGCACG belongs to Rhodoferax saidenbachensis and includes:
- a CDS encoding methyl-accepting chemotaxis protein; protein product: MSGVRNLRIGKRLALAFGVILLVLATCAAVGVWRLQSLAAATDALGTVESEKLTLAVRWRQTIDLNWVRTRAAILDSDVSRIPAWQADMDKTSEISTASRKRLIELLQSDEGKAHIAAIDAAREAYRTPRAAVLKRRLAGEDMAAALDKDLKPLAITYSDTISKLEQWQQAAVDATLQKAEQNAKQGQTILIFGGIAALILGVIFAVVLSRSIVLPIQQAANSARLIAQGDLTESFSTEGSDEAADLLGALKEMQGSLSGVVSTVRQGSESVATASAEIAHGNNDLSARTEQQASALEETAASMEELSSTVKQNADNAREANQLAMGASTVAIQGGEVVGRVVETMKGINDSSRKIADIISVIDGIAFQTNILALNAAVEAARAGEQGRGFAVVASEVRSLAGRSAEAAKEIKSLINDSVERVGQGTALVDQAGTTMQEVVASIKRVTDIMGEISAASNEQSTGVEQVGEAITQMDQATQQNAALVEESAAAADSLKMQAEQLVQAVAVFKLNG